In one window of bacterium DNA:
- a CDS encoding ATP-binding protein, with amino-acid sequence MVKPLKTIKGTVEVLVKPVTGLIDGFNFLMRKIEEIAVDKKENPEIDDFVNILLDEMKDVEQGALAFFTEMMFMQHLSEKMAQVENEVTLVQMLGNKIRDFISPYFVEVFLCGADKKSFHLAYHYPSEKEFNPGLVKDIGYECFRKGESILKEKTKLDGRYFSIIAAPLRTTRERFGAVVVGRKGKDTFNSKESTLVISGTVVISFAISNMKLVNNIIKNQRLVTIGETIGGLSHDIKNILTNLENGVELIDIAIESSNTDMLKEGRNVLKSSYERMKNLMLSMVDYSREREIELVPADINKIIKDTIYLMGDRLKEKKVRVIEHLDKNIPEIYIDPSRIERMLINLIDNAVDAVKELTGIIKIKTSFLPDRNIVEVVVEDNGCGIPEENLDRIFDIFYSTKGNRGTGFGLAVVQKVVKEHNGDINVKSKVGKGTVFTIRIPVKRKGG; translated from the coding sequence ATGGTAAAGCCGTTAAAAACAATAAAAGGAACTGTTGAAGTTCTTGTTAAACCAGTGACAGGACTTATAGATGGATTTAACTTTCTAATGAGAAAGATAGAAGAGATAGCAGTGGATAAAAAAGAGAATCCGGAGATAGATGACTTTGTCAATATACTTCTTGATGAAATGAAGGATGTTGAACAGGGGGCTTTAGCATTTTTTACAGAGATGATGTTTATGCAACATCTTTCTGAGAAAATGGCACAGGTTGAGAATGAAGTAACACTTGTCCAGATGTTAGGTAATAAGATAAGAGATTTTATATCTCCATATTTTGTAGAAGTTTTTCTCTGTGGCGCAGATAAAAAGTCATTTCATCTGGCATACCACTATCCTTCTGAAAAGGAGTTCAATCCGGGACTTGTTAAGGATATAGGATATGAGTGTTTTAGAAAAGGAGAGAGCATATTAAAAGAAAAAACAAAATTGGATGGAAGATATTTTTCAATAATAGCAGCACCTTTAAGAACAACGAGAGAAAGATTTGGTGCTGTAGTAGTTGGGAGGAAGGGGAAAGATACATTTAACTCAAAAGAAAGCACACTGGTTATTTCAGGAACTGTGGTGATAAGTTTTGCTATTAGTAATATGAAACTGGTTAATAATATTATTAAAAACCAGCGTCTTGTAACTATAGGAGAGACCATAGGTGGTCTTTCACATGATATAAAAAATATCCTTACAAATCTTGAAAACGGAGTTGAACTTATAGATATAGCGATAGAAAGCAGTAATACAGATATGTTGAAAGAAGGAAGGAATGTTCTCAAAAGCAGTTATGAGAGAATGAAAAATCTTATGCTTTCTATGGTGGACTATTCAAGAGAGAGGGAAATAGAACTTGTTCCAGCAGATATAAATAAAATTATAAAAGATACTATCTATCTTATGGGCGATAGATTGAAAGAAAAAAAAGTAAGAGTTATAGAACATCTGGATAAGAATATCCCTGAGATATATATTGACCCTTCAAGGATAGAAAGGATGCTTATAAATCTTATAGATAATGCTGTTGATGCAGTAAAAGAATTAACAGGAATAATAAAAATAAAGACATCTTTTCTTCCGGATAGGAATATTGTAGAAGTTGTTGTTGAAGATAATGGATGTGGTATACCTGAAGAAAATTTAGACAGAATATTTGATATCTTCTATTCTACAAAAGGAAACAGAGGT
- a CDS encoding inositol monophosphatase: MEERFELAKKMAKEAGYLLRKEFGRGELSSITQYDVKLKQDVESERIILDRIEKSFPEDGYISEEKGEERGRSGYIWIIDPLDGTVNYYRGIPHCCVSIACIKEDDGFGVVYDFCRDELFTGYKDKGSFLNGRKIEVSKTEGMKDVILSFGLMKGREEIEAGLKIFCNIADKVKKVRMMGSAALDICYVASGRTDLFFEVGLNIWDVSAGKIILQEAGGEYKEYTRDNKNFFFVSNGLIKMECIW; this comes from the coding sequence ATGGAGGAAAGATTTGAATTAGCAAAAAAGATGGCTAAAGAGGCAGGATATTTATTAAGAAAAGAATTTGGCAGAGGAGAACTCTCCAGTATAACTCAATATGATGTAAAACTAAAGCAGGATGTGGAAAGTGAAAGGATAATTCTTGATAGGATTGAAAAAAGTTTTCCAGAGGATGGGTATATATCAGAAGAAAAAGGAGAGGAAAGGGGCAGGTCTGGATATATATGGATTATTGACCCTTTAGATGGGACAGTTAATTATTATAGAGGAATTCCACACTGCTGTGTTTCTATTGCCTGTATCAAGGAAGATGATGGTTTTGGTGTTGTCTATGATTTTTGCAGGGATGAGTTGTTTACAGGGTATAAAGACAAAGGTTCTTTTTTGAATGGGAGGAAAATTGAGGTAAGTAAAACGGAAGGGATGAAAGATGTTATATTAAGTTTTGGTTTAATGAAAGGGAGAGAAGAGATAGAAGCAGGACTGAAAATTTTCTGCAACATTGCTGATAAGGTGAAGAAGGTAAGGATGATGGGTTCTGCAGCCCTGGATATATGTTATGTTGCATCAGGCAGGACGGACTTATTTTTTGAGGTAGGACTTAACATATGGGATGTATCAGCAGGTAAAATTATCCTGCAGGAAGCAGGAGGAGAATATAAAGAATATACCAGAGACAACAAAAACTTCTTTTTTGTATCAAATGGTCTTATAAAAATGGAGTGTATATGGTAA
- a CDS encoding trimethylamine methyltransferase family protein, producing MFTLKDCEDLHREILKILSEVGIEIGNENILDALSGIGARVDKKNMRVYFPEKMVEEFLSHVPKENWDTRRSNFWGRCGVFGPGWYINPDNNEFVPLDSSHLEPYFKLAKHLPEITECFLTGYPWSPSPDLAPLYERFYCWKYGLSPSGILYPFESAEHLEELYCAYAEMKGKKPHEVFNGGIFMMSPLKISKEEAEQFAWWWQKGYPLYITHMTTAGLSAPVTVPGLVAINIAEEIAIGLIIKACYGVERLYLGAMISVVDMRTMIRPYSRPEIVLGNLLISSMARYYGVGCNVQTGLADAKVPCWEAGCQKTMTTLSAILSGADTLLDAGLLSLDQVYSPIQMILDNELVGALKRIIKGSEVSGETIGFEVIKEVGPGGLFINHLHTAQYFRKEMWEPSLWSREMFNNWAEAGKRVDIDKAKEIYHTIMENAQDINELTEDEERQLLKIIHKR from the coding sequence TAGATAAAAAGAATATGCGTGTTTATTTCCCTGAAAAAATGGTAGAAGAGTTTCTTTCCCATGTTCCAAAAGAAAACTGGGATACCCGCAGATCTAATTTTTGGGGAAGATGTGGAGTTTTTGGTCCTGGCTGGTATATTAATCCTGATAATAATGAATTTGTTCCACTGGATAGTTCTCATCTTGAGCCCTACTTTAAACTTGCAAAACATCTTCCAGAGATAACAGAATGTTTTCTTACTGGATATCCCTGGTCGCCTTCCCCTGATCTGGCACCGTTATATGAACGTTTTTATTGCTGGAAATATGGTCTTTCTCCTTCAGGTATTCTTTATCCCTTTGAATCAGCAGAACACTTAGAAGAGTTATATTGCGCATATGCGGAGATGAAAGGAAAGAAACCTCATGAGGTCTTTAATGGAGGAATATTTATGATGTCTCCTTTAAAGATAAGCAAAGAGGAAGCAGAACAATTTGCCTGGTGGTGGCAGAAAGGATATCCACTTTATATTACACATATGACAACGGCAGGTCTATCTGCTCCTGTAACCGTACCAGGTTTAGTTGCAATTAATATTGCAGAAGAGATAGCAATAGGACTTATTATAAAAGCATGTTACGGAGTAGAACGTTTATATCTCGGAGCGATGATATCTGTTGTTGATATGCGCACGATGATAAGACCTTATAGTAGACCTGAGATAGTACTAGGAAATTTATTGATATCTTCTATGGCGAGGTATTATGGTGTGGGATGTAATGTCCAGACAGGATTAGCGGACGCGAAAGTGCCCTGCTGGGAAGCAGGTTGCCAGAAGACGATGACCACCTTATCTGCAATACTTTCAGGTGCGGATACACTACTTGATGCAGGATTACTTTCTCTTGACCAGGTATATTCTCCCATACAGATGATATTGGATAATGAACTTGTAGGAGCACTTAAAAGAATTATAAAAGGAAGTGAAGTGAGTGGAGAGACGATAGGGTTTGAGGTTATAAAAGAGGTTGGACCAGGAGGTCTGTTTATTAATCATCTCCATACCGCTCAATATTTCAGGAAAGAGATGTGGGAACCGTCCTTATGGAGCAGGGAGATGTTTAATAACTGGGCTGAAGCAGGAAAAAGGGTAGATATAGATAAGGCAAAAGAGATATACCATACTATAATGGAAAATGCACAGGATATAAACGAACTTACAGAAGATGAAGAACGACAACTTTTGAAAATAATCCATAAAAGATAG